The Novosphingobium humi DNA window GTGGCAGGCATCAACCCCGACCTGACCCTTGTGCGCAGCAGCGATTTTGCCACGCCTGCCCTGTTTCCCCGTACAGTGCGTTATATCATGGAGGGCGCGGCCGCCCCCTTCGCCACCGATCCGTCATGGGTGGTGCTTGAGGAAACGCCGCTTTCCTGCGGCGCCATGCCTGAGGTCTGGAACTTGCCCGAGGATCTGGCGGCGCGGATGGATGCCTTGTGGGCGGCGGCGGCGGCGCGGTTCGGGCCTGTTTCGATTCCCCTGTCGCGTCCCTCGCTGGCGGTGTCTTTGCCCTGTGAGCATGAGGATAACCTGTTTCTGCGCCATGCCGCGTTTCAGGACGGCGTGGCGCTGCTGGAGTCGCTGCTGGCGCGCCTGCCCGAGGAATGGCGGATCGAGGTTTGCGATCATCCGCTCAACCGGCTGCATGGTGACCGCTCGGCGCTGGAGGCTTTCGTGGCCGCAGCGCCCGACCGTATGGGCATGGCTGGCCATGGGGCCGAGGCCATGGTGGCGGGCGCATCGGCGGTGCTGACCGATCAGGGCGAAAGCTGGATGCTGGCCGCCTTTGCCGGAAAACCGATGCTGCATCTGGGCCAAAGGGCGATGGCGCCATGGATGAAGGCGGGCAGCGACCCGGCCGAATTGACCGGGCCGGATCGGGATGCGGCGCGGCGCTGGTTCGGCTGGCATCTGGCCGCGCGCCTGTTGCGGCCCGAAGCGGTCGAATTGGGTCTGCTGCTGCGCCAGGCCAGAGGGCAGCCGACATGGGAGGACATGGATGCCAATCTCGATGCGCTGGAGGTGCTGGGGTCCTGATTACGGGGCATGGCGATGCTCTTGCGCATTGGCTCTTACAATGTAAGTATAACATACAAAGGCGACTCAAATCGCAGATCGCCCGCATTGTAAGAGAGGATGGCTTTTATGCAGGATTTCAACGGGCAACTGGCCTTTATCACCGGTGGCGCCTCGGGCGCGGGGCTGGGGCAGGCGCTGGTGTTCGGTCGGGCAGGGGCGAAAATCGTGATCGCCGATCTGCGTGCCGATGCGATTGAAACGGCGCTGGCCCAATTGCGCGGCGAAGGCATCACCGCCCATGGCATCGTGCTGGATATCACCGACCGGGCCGCCTATGCCCGCGCCGCAGACGAGGTTGAGCAGGTCTTTGGCGCGGCCCCCACGATGCTGTTCAACACGGCGGGCGTGAACAGCTTTGGCCCGGTGGAAAAGACCACCTATGCCGATTTCGACTGGCTGATCGGGGTGAACCTTGGCGGGGTCATCAATGGCATGGTGACATTCGTGCCGCGCATGATCGCAAGCGGCAGGCCAGGCCATATCGTCACCACCTCGTCCCTTGGCGGCCTTTCGGGCAGCGCGCTGGCCGCGCCCTATTCGGCGGCCAAGGCGGCGGTCATCAATCTGATGGAAGGCTATGCGCAGGGGCTGGCCAAGCACAATATCGGCGTGTCGGTAATCTGCCCCGCCAATATCAAGAGCAACATTGCCGAGGCCAGCAAGCTGCGCCCGGCCGGCCTTGGCCCCTCGGGATACCGCGAGGATGAGGCGACGATCCAGTCGCTCCATTCGATCCACCGCCACGGGATGGACCCGGTCGAACTGGCCGAATGGACCAAAAAGGGGGTCGAGAAGGGCGACCTCTACATCATCCCTTATCCCGAAGCCAAGGAGCAGATCCGCGCCCATTTTGACCGTATCGTCGATGCCGTTCTGCCGATGGAGGCCGATCCCGAAGGCGCCAAGGCCCGCACCGCCGCGCTGATGGACTGGGCGCAAAATGGCGCGAAGGTTTTTGCGAAAACCGCCGGGTAATCAGGGCGCTTTAACGGAAAAAACCGCGCCAGTGCAGATACAGATAGGTGGCGAGCGAGGCCAGCAAGGCGACGCCTCCCGCCACCCATGTGCCCGAACCATGGGCAAAGGGCAGGGCGCCGGTGTTCATGCCGAAAAAGCCCGTGACCAGCGTGGCGGGCATCAGCAGCACTGTCATCACCGAGAGGATATAGAGGTTGCGGTTGATCCGCTGATTGGCGGCCAGCTCCAGTTCCTCGCGCAGCATCCGCACCTGTCCTTGCGCGGCGGTCACATCCTCGTCCAGCCCCTGCGCGCGCTGGGTCAGCTTTTCCACCGTGGGGTGGAGCGCGGCGTCCAGATCACCGTCCTCCTCCAGCCGCATCAGCACCCGCTTGGTGCCGTCCATAATGCGGTGGATGATCGAAAGTCGCCGCCGCAATTCCAGCAGATCGCGCGCCGAGGGCGGGGCCTTGCCCGCCAGCACGGCATCCTCGGCCTTTTGCACGCGGGCCGACAATTGCGTGACCAGCGCGGCCTGATTGGCGACAATGGCAGACACCAGCACATCGAGCGCGCGCTGGGGGCTGTCGATGAACAGTTTTTCGGCAAAGCGATCGCGCAGCACATCGGCAAAGCCCAGCGGATGCATCCGTGCGGTGATGATCATGTCGGGCGTAATCGCCACATGGACCGTTCCGGCGCGGTCGGTATAGCGGATCTCGAAATCGCGCTGGAGATCCTGAAACACGCAGGAGAGCGTCTCGCCCTCGACGAAACTGCTTTGGTGCGTGTCGGGGGCCAGCATCGCCTCGCGCACATTCTGGGGCAGGAAATCGGCGCGCTCGATCCATTGCCGCGCGCCATTGTCGGCCAGACTCATATGCAGCCAGCGAAAGACGCCGTCGGCGCGCGGCGTGTCGATGGCAATGTCGCGCGGGCCGGTGGTATGGAAATCCTTGCCCCACAGCAGGCCGTTGCCGGGCTGGCTCCATGCAGGCGCGCGTTCGGGCGTTTTCACATCCGGCGCAGACATTCCGAGCCCACGATCAGTGCTTCCAGACTGTCCATCACCGCCGGTTCGATCGGGGTCAGCTTGCCCATCGCCTCGCCATAGGTGTTGTCGAAACCGGCCCAGCCGATCACCAGCGCCTGAATGGCCGAATGCAATTGCACCGCCTCGGCCGCGCTCAGCCCCAGAGGTTGCAGGCGCTGGGCCAGATATTGGCGGAAATTGCGGAAATCCTCCTCGACATAGCCGAGCGAGAAGGTCAGCCGCGCGGCATCGCGCGCGCTGTGATACATGGCCCAAAGTGCGCGGCCATAGGCACGGGCCCAATCCTGCCATGTCTCGCACACGGGCATATCGGCCATGGCCAAGGCATAGAGCCGCTGGCTCATCCGGCGCAGCAGTTCCTCCTTGTTCGGGATATGCCAATAGATCGACATGGCCTGCACCCCCAGCCGCCCGGCAAGGCGGCGCAGCGAGACGGCGTCAAGGCCCTGTTCCTGCATCAGCGCGATGGCCTCGCCCACGATGCGTTCGGCGCTCAGCGGGGCGCTGGGCGCTTCTGCGCCGGTTTTCCGGGAAGGGGTGGTCGCGCTGCACATGATGGCATGACTAGGCGCGGCCTGTGGGATTGGCAACCGGACAAGCAGGCGGGCGCAGGGGCGGGACGGGGGCGGTGTAACCGGGCGGGGCTTACAAAAATGCTATATCTTTCATGGTTCTGTCATTGAACTGTCGCGTTGCGGTCATCGCCTTGCCCTAGCGGCCTTCGCACATGCAGCAGGCTTGCTGCACAAGAATGGGGAATACCATGGGTCGAATCACTTTGTGCGCCAGCATGATGCGCACCAGCCTGTCGCTGGCCGCTGTTTCGCTGGCTCTTGCCACCACGCCCGCTCTGGCCGCTGAGGCGCCTGCTGCGGCGCCTGCTGCCGATGCCGAAGCGCCCGCCTCTGTTGACGATGGGGGCGAAACTATCGTCGTCAACGCCAAGACCACCCGTTCGGCCACGGCCATTCCGGCGGCCGAAATGCAGAAGATCCTGCCCGGTATCTCACCCTTGAAGGCGATCCAGAGCCTGCCCGGCGTGCTCTATGTGACGGCTGACCCGTGGGGCAACAACGAGCAGAACGCGCAGATGTTCGTCCACGGTTTCTCGGCCCAGCAATTGGGCTATACGATGGACGGCGTGCCGCTGGGCGACCAGAACTATGGCAATTACAACGGCCTTTCACCCAGCCGCGCGCTGATTTCGGAAAACACCGGGCGCACCGTGGTGGCCACGGGCGCTGGCGAACTGGGCGTGGCCTCGATCAGCAACCTTGGCGGCGCGGTGGAAATCACCAGCCGCGATCCCTCGAACGAACGCGGGCTGGAAATGAACCACACCGCCGGTTCCTATGGCACGGCGCGCACCTTTGTCCGCGTGGATTCGGGCGAGTTCGGCAATGGCAACAAGCTCTTCCTCTCGGGCAGCCGCCAGCGCGCCCGCGCGTGGGACTTTGCAGGCGTTCAGGGCGGCTATCAGGCCAATGGCAAATTCATCCATGAAGACAGCCACGGCAAGTTGACCGCCTATTTCGCCTATTCGGACAAGATCGAGCCGAATGAGGATGCCACCACCATCTATACCAACCCCACCAATGCGGTGCAGGCCTATGCGCCCTATACGCGCCCCTTTACCTATCCCAGCCTGAGCGCGGCGCTGAACTATCTGGATGCCGGCGGTGCTGTGCCTGCGGTGGCGGCCAACAATTACCGCAACTATTATTCGGATGCCCAGCGCACCGACTATCTGGGTTATATCAAATATGACGTGAACCTGTCGAAGGCCGTCAAGTGGTCCAACCAGTTCTATATCCACCACAATGATGGCGTGGGCGTCGTGGCCGGGCCGATCACGGTGGCGGGCCTGCCTTCGCTCTTTGCCAAATATTTCCCCGGTCAGGATCTGAAAACCGTGTTTGGCGGGTCGGGCTATGCCATCCGCACCACCGAATATATGATCCACCGCGAAGGCATCATCAGCAACCTGAATATTGACGCGGGCGATCACCAGATCGAGGCGGGCGTTTGGTTCCACCACAATGAATCCTCGGCCTATCGCCGCTGGTATCCGATGAATGTGAACACGCCGGACGCCTACAGCCCCTATATCCGTCCCTCGGGCTATCTGATCACGCAATATGCGGTGGAAATGCGCACCGACAATCTGCAATTGCACATTCAGGACGCATGGCGCGTCAACAGCCGGTTGAACGTGGAAGCCGGTATCAAGACCAGCGCCCAATTCGCCAACGGCCTGTTCACGGTGCAGGAAATCAACACTCCGCGCCCCAGCGGCCGTATCAATTCGACCAACTGGTTCCTGCCCTCGCTGGGCGCGAATTACGATCTGAACGGGTCGGAAAAGGTCTATTTCAACATCCAGAAGAACCTGCGCCAGTTCCAGGCCTATGGTGCGGGCGGCTCGGCCGATCCGTGGAGCACGGGCAGCCAGGCGGCGTTTGATTACATCAAGTCGAACGTCCGCCCCGAAACCGCATGGGTCTATGAAGTGGGCCTGCGCAGCCACCGCAACTTCACCGGCCTGCTCAGCAGCATCGACGCGCAGATCAACTATTACCACGTCGATTTCAGCAACCGCCTGCTGGCGCTCTCCACCTCGGGCACGATCAACACGATCAACCCCTCGACCACCGCGCTCTTCAACGTGGGCGGCGTGAGCACCAATGGCGTGGACGCGGCGATCACGCTGGGCTTTGGCCAGCATGTGAAGCTGTACAATGCCTTGAGCTACAACAGTTCGAAATATTCCAGCGACTATTCAACCCTGACGGGCGCCGCCACCGGCACCCAGATCGGCGGCTATGCCACGGTCGCGGGCGTGGTGCCCACGGGCGGCAAGCAGATCCCCGGCTCGCCCAACTGGATGAACAAGACCATGCTGACGGTGAATTACGCCGGGGCCGAGGTGCAACTGATCGGCGACTATATCGGCCGCCGCTATGCCACCTATACCAATGACGCCTCGATCCCCAGCCTGTTCCTGGCCTCGGCGCGCATTGCTTATCAGTTGCCCGCCGCTCTGGTGCATGCCAAGAAAGCCGAGCTGAGCCTGAATGTCACCAACCTGTTCGACAAGAAGGGCTGGCTGCAGGTGTCGAGCTTCAACAATGCTGGCAGCTATGCCGCCTATCCGGTGGCCCCGCGTCAGTTCTTTGTCACTCTGGCGGTGGGTCTCTGATCGATGCGTAATCCGCTCTCTCGTCGCAAGGTTCTGTCGCAAGGTCTGGTCGCGGCGACAGCCGTGGCGGGGGGGCGGAGCATCGCTTTTGCCGCGCCTGTGGGGGGCAGCGTTTCCATGCGCGCCCGCCCGGCGCGGCCTATCCTGCTGGCGCATCGCGGGTCATCGGCGCTGCGGCCTGAACATACGCTGGGCGCCTATGCCCGCGCGATTGCCGATGGGGCCGATTTTATCGAGCCCGATCTGTGCTGCACCAAGGACGGCGTGCTGGTGGCGCGCCATGAGAACAATATTGCCGAGACGACCGATGTCGCTTCGCATCCCGAATTTGCCGCGCGCCGGGTGGAGAAGGTCGTCGATGGTGAAAAGCTGACCGGCTGGTTCACCGAGGATTTCACGCTGGCCGAACTGAAGACGCTGCGGGCCAAGGAGCGCCTCGGCGCGGTGCGGCCCGAGAGCCAGAGCTATGATGGCCAGTTCCAGATCGTCAGCCTTGAGGAGATCGCCGATTTCGTAGCGGCCGAATCGGCGGCGCGCGGTCGGGTGATCGGCCTGATCCCTGAGGTCAAGCATTCGACCTATTTTGCCGGGATCGGTTTGCCGATTGAACCGCGCCTGATCGAACGCCTGAACGCCAGCGCCTATTTGAAAAAGGCGCCGGTGGTGATCCAGAGTTTCGAGGTGGCCAATCTGAAGGCGCTGCGCCGCGAGCTTACGGGGCGCGCGAATATACAGCTGATGCAACTGGTGGGCGATCCGCGCCAGAGCCCGGCCGATTTCGAAGCGACGGGCGACAAAAGGCGCTGGGCCGATCTGCTGACGCCGCAGGGTTTGGCGGAAATCGCCACCTATGCCGACTGGCTGGCGCCGGCAACGCGGATGCTGATCCCGCTGGAGGCCGACGGGCGGCTGGGCAAGCCGACCGGGCTGGTCGAGGCGGCACGGCGCGCGGGGCTCTTGGTGGGCACATGGACCTTCCGCCCGGAAAACCGATTCCTCGCCGCTGATTTCCGCAATGGCGAAGGCGAAAATGCCCGCAATCCGGCGGGCAGCGTGGCCGAAATACGGCGCTATCTGGCGCTGGGGCTGGACGGGTTTTTCACCGATGATCCGGCACTGGGCTTTGAAGCGCGGGGCCAATAAGCCTTTTTTCAAAGCTGGGAACTATCGCTTTCGGTTAGCATCGGGCGAATAATATGGTTCGTTTGTAAAATCCATTTTGGAACTTTGCTGCAATGCAAGAAGTTGTATAGTGGATTCAATATAGGCAATCTCTGCCTTGAACACGATCATCCTGCTCAGGAAGGCCATCATGACCAGTACCGCCGCGCTTGCTCCGCTTACCGTCGATATGCTGATGCAGAAGTCAGGCGTGCAATTTGGCACCAGCGGCGCGCGCGGCGAAGTCGTCGCGATGACCGACCTTGTGTGCTACGGCTATACGCAGGGCTTCCTGTCCTATCTGCGCGAAATCGGCGAATATGCGGGCGGGCGCGTTGCGCTGGCGGGCGATCTGCGGCCCAGCACGCCGCGCATTCTGGCCGCCTGTGCGCAGGC harbors:
- a CDS encoding SDR family NAD(P)-dependent oxidoreductase, giving the protein MQDFNGQLAFITGGASGAGLGQALVFGRAGAKIVIADLRADAIETALAQLRGEGITAHGIVLDITDRAAYARAADEVEQVFGAAPTMLFNTAGVNSFGPVEKTTYADFDWLIGVNLGGVINGMVTFVPRMIASGRPGHIVTTSSLGGLSGSALAAPYSAAKAAVINLMEGYAQGLAKHNIGVSVICPANIKSNIAEASKLRPAGLGPSGYREDEATIQSLHSIHRHGMDPVELAEWTKKGVEKGDLYIIPYPEAKEQIRAHFDRIVDAVLPMEADPEGAKARTAALMDWAQNGAKVFAKTAG
- a CDS encoding CorA family divalent cation transporter; this translates as MSAPDVKTPERAPAWSQPGNGLLWGKDFHTTGPRDIAIDTPRADGVFRWLHMSLADNGARQWIERADFLPQNVREAMLAPDTHQSSFVEGETLSCVFQDLQRDFEIRYTDRAGTVHVAITPDMIITARMHPLGFADVLRDRFAEKLFIDSPQRALDVLVSAIVANQAALVTQLSARVQKAEDAVLAGKAPPSARDLLELRRRLSIIHRIMDGTKRVLMRLEEDGDLDAALHPTVEKLTQRAQGLDEDVTAAQGQVRMLREELELAANQRINRNLYILSVMTVLLMPATLVTGFFGMNTGALPFAHGSGTWVAGGVALLASLATYLYLHWRGFFR
- a CDS encoding TetR/AcrR family transcriptional regulator translates to MCSATTPSRKTGAEAPSAPLSAERIVGEAIALMQEQGLDAVSLRRLAGRLGVQAMSIYWHIPNKEELLRRMSQRLYALAMADMPVCETWQDWARAYGRALWAMYHSARDAARLTFSLGYVEEDFRNFRQYLAQRLQPLGLSAAEAVQLHSAIQALVIGWAGFDNTYGEAMGKLTPIEPAVMDSLEALIVGSECLRRM
- a CDS encoding TonB-dependent receptor, whose protein sequence is MGRITLCASMMRTSLSLAAVSLALATTPALAAEAPAAAPAADAEAPASVDDGGETIVVNAKTTRSATAIPAAEMQKILPGISPLKAIQSLPGVLYVTADPWGNNEQNAQMFVHGFSAQQLGYTMDGVPLGDQNYGNYNGLSPSRALISENTGRTVVATGAGELGVASISNLGGAVEITSRDPSNERGLEMNHTAGSYGTARTFVRVDSGEFGNGNKLFLSGSRQRARAWDFAGVQGGYQANGKFIHEDSHGKLTAYFAYSDKIEPNEDATTIYTNPTNAVQAYAPYTRPFTYPSLSAALNYLDAGGAVPAVAANNYRNYYSDAQRTDYLGYIKYDVNLSKAVKWSNQFYIHHNDGVGVVAGPITVAGLPSLFAKYFPGQDLKTVFGGSGYAIRTTEYMIHREGIISNLNIDAGDHQIEAGVWFHHNESSAYRRWYPMNVNTPDAYSPYIRPSGYLITQYAVEMRTDNLQLHIQDAWRVNSRLNVEAGIKTSAQFANGLFTVQEINTPRPSGRINSTNWFLPSLGANYDLNGSEKVYFNIQKNLRQFQAYGAGGSADPWSTGSQAAFDYIKSNVRPETAWVYEVGLRSHRNFTGLLSSIDAQINYYHVDFSNRLLALSTSGTINTINPSTTALFNVGGVSTNGVDAAITLGFGQHVKLYNALSYNSSKYSSDYSTLTGAATGTQIGGYATVAGVVPTGGKQIPGSPNWMNKTMLTVNYAGAEVQLIGDYIGRRYATYTNDASIPSLFLASARIAYQLPAALVHAKKAELSLNVTNLFDKKGWLQVSSFNNAGSYAAYPVAPRQFFVTLAVGL
- a CDS encoding glycerophosphodiester phosphodiesterase; this encodes MRNPLSRRKVLSQGLVAATAVAGGRSIAFAAPVGGSVSMRARPARPILLAHRGSSALRPEHTLGAYARAIADGADFIEPDLCCTKDGVLVARHENNIAETTDVASHPEFAARRVEKVVDGEKLTGWFTEDFTLAELKTLRAKERLGAVRPESQSYDGQFQIVSLEEIADFVAAESAARGRVIGLIPEVKHSTYFAGIGLPIEPRLIERLNASAYLKKAPVVIQSFEVANLKALRRELTGRANIQLMQLVGDPRQSPADFEATGDKRRWADLLTPQGLAEIATYADWLAPATRMLIPLEADGRLGKPTGLVEAARRAGLLVGTWTFRPENRFLAADFRNGEGENARNPAGSVAEIRRYLALGLDGFFTDDPALGFEARGQ